In bacterium, the genomic stretch CTACGTTTTTCAACGTTTCGTTGCTTGCAAAAGAATGACGGATATCACCGGCGCGAGCCTTGGCGAAGGTGCGAGAAACCTTTTGGATTGAAATTTCTTCTAGGGTATCCAGTAGATCCAAGAGGGAGTGTTGCTTCCCTGTTGCGACGTTGAAAACGGAAAAGGCACTAGGGAAACCACCCGCCTCAAACACCCCAACTCCCATCGCCAATAAGTTGGCGCTGACTACGTCAGCAATATTCACAAAATCTCGAGTTTGCTCGCCATCGCCGTAAATCGTGATCGGCAGCCCCCGCCCTACTCGCTGGCTAAAGATGGAAATGACGCCGGAATAGGGAGAAGAAGGATCCTGTCGTGGGCCATACACATTAAAATAACGAAGAGCCACGCATTCAAGACCATAGAGCTCGGCATAGGTTTTTAGATAATATTCCCCGGTGATTTTTGCGACGGCATAGGGGCTTTGGGGTTCGGGAAGCATCATCTCATTCTTGGGTAGTTCCGGATTATCCCCATAAATTGCAGCTGAGCTGGCAAAGACAA encodes the following:
- a CDS encoding NAD-dependent epimerase/dehydratase family protein, producing the protein MSKYLVTGGAGFIGSHIVEALIDANHDVVVLDNLSSGHKENLSKVWRRIRFIEGDIRDPETCGKASEGCDGVFHEAALVSVADSVERPRDNHEINITGTVNVLEAARGNGVKRIVFASSAAIYGDNPELPKNEMMLPEPQSPYAVAKITGEYYLKTYAELYGLECVALRYFNVYGPRQDPSSPYSGVISIFSQRVGRGLPITIYGDGEQTRDFVNIADVVSANLLAMGVGVFEAGGFPSAFSVFNVATGKQHSLLDLLDTLEEISIQKVSRTFAKARAGDIRHSFASNETLKNVGWIPSINFKAGLAELMSLGSL